One segment of Halalkalicoccus tibetensis DNA contains the following:
- a CDS encoding methylmalonyl-CoA mutase family protein: MFDQEDLESIREGKERWEEETRGPTIDRFGERKERFTTDTAGHEIQPLYTPDDVADLDYEEDLGFPGEDPYTRGVYSTMYRGRLWTMRQYAGMGSAVETNERYHYLMDQGQTGLSMAFDLPTQMGYDSDADMAAGEVGKSGVAIDSLDDMRTVFEGIPLDEVSTSMTINAPASVLLAMYIAVGDEQGVPREELRGTIQNDLLKEYIARNTYIYPPEPSMRIITDVFEFCAEEVPNFNTISISGYHIREAGASAAQELAFTLGNGIEYVEAALDAGQDVDEFAPQLSFFFNAHNDVFEEVAKFRAARRMWARIMEERFDAETEAAKQLKFHTQTAGSMLTAQQIENNVVRVAYQALAAVLGGTQSLHTNGKDEALALPTEKSVRTALRTQQILAHESGAADTIDPLAGSYYVEALTDELEEEAFELIREVDDRGGMLQAVEDQWVQRQIQDVAFERQEEIEDGSRVIVGVNEYEVSEDPEMDIEEVTEEDQQRQISRLESVREERDDGAVEDALAALGEAAAGEENVMPYILEAVKSEATTGEICDVLREAFGEYHPGSAL; the protein is encoded by the coding sequence ATGTTCGACCAGGAGGATCTCGAATCGATCCGCGAGGGGAAGGAGCGCTGGGAGGAGGAGACTCGGGGCCCGACGATCGACCGCTTCGGCGAGCGAAAGGAACGGTTCACGACCGACACGGCCGGCCACGAGATCCAGCCGCTCTATACGCCCGACGACGTGGCGGACCTCGACTACGAGGAGGACCTCGGCTTCCCCGGCGAGGACCCCTATACCAGGGGCGTGTACTCGACGATGTACCGAGGCCGGCTCTGGACGATGCGCCAGTACGCCGGCATGGGCAGCGCCGTCGAGACCAACGAGCGCTACCACTACCTGATGGACCAGGGGCAGACCGGCCTCTCGATGGCCTTTGACTTACCGACGCAGATGGGCTACGACTCGGACGCCGACATGGCCGCCGGCGAGGTCGGCAAATCCGGCGTGGCGATCGACTCGCTCGACGACATGCGGACCGTTTTCGAGGGCATTCCCCTCGACGAGGTCTCGACGAGCATGACGATCAACGCGCCCGCGAGCGTGCTGCTCGCGATGTACATCGCCGTCGGCGACGAGCAGGGCGTCCCCCGAGAGGAACTCAGAGGAACGATCCAGAACGACCTGCTGAAGGAGTACATCGCCCGCAACACCTACATCTACCCGCCTGAACCCTCGATGCGGATCATCACCGACGTCTTCGAGTTCTGCGCCGAGGAGGTGCCCAACTTCAACACGATCTCCATTTCGGGCTATCACATCCGCGAGGCCGGCGCGAGCGCGGCCCAGGAGCTGGCCTTCACCCTCGGAAACGGCATCGAGTACGTCGAGGCCGCCCTCGATGCCGGCCAGGACGTCGACGAGTTCGCTCCCCAGCTCTCCTTTTTCTTCAACGCGCACAACGACGTCTTCGAGGAGGTCGCGAAGTTCCGCGCCGCACGGCGGATGTGGGCACGGATCATGGAGGAACGGTTCGACGCCGAGACCGAGGCCGCAAAGCAGCTGAAGTTCCACACCCAGACCGCCGGCTCGATGCTCACCGCCCAGCAGATCGAGAACAACGTCGTCCGGGTCGCGTATCAGGCGCTGGCGGCCGTTCTCGGGGGGACCCAGAGCCTCCACACCAACGGCAAGGACGAGGCGCTCGCGCTGCCCACCGAGAAGTCGGTTCGCACCGCGCTGCGAACCCAGCAGATCCTCGCCCACGAGTCGGGCGCCGCCGACACCATCGACCCGCTCGCGGGCAGCTACTACGTCGAGGCGCTCACCGACGAGCTCGAGGAGGAGGCGTTCGAGCTCATCAGGGAGGTCGACGACCGGGGCGGGATGCTCCAGGCCGTCGAGGACCAGTGGGTCCAACGGCAGATCCAGGACGTGGCCTTCGAGCGCCAGGAGGAGATCGAGGACGGTAGTAGAGTGATCGTCGGCGTCAACGAGTACGAGGTGAGCGAGGACCCCGAGATGGACATCGAGGAGGTCACCGAGGAGGACCAGCAGCGCCAGATCAGCCGGCTGGAGTCCGTGAGGGAGGAACGCGACGACGGGGCCGTCGAGGACGCGCTCGCGGCGCTGGGCGAGGCCGCGGCGGGCGAGGAGAACGTCATGCCGTACATCCTCGAGGCGGTGAAGAGCGAGGCGACGACCGGCGAGATCTGTGACGTCCTCCGGGAGGCCTTCGGCGAGTACCACCCCGGAAGCGCGCTCTGA
- a CDS encoding GNAT family N-acetyltransferase, with translation MYVRRAKNREEAWLRDGIERMGLDGAAFRPEEYVVALDEETGRKAGFGRLRLHDEAPEITSLGVVESWRGQGVGAHVVERLVGYAGDEGFESVHALAPEPDYLLQFGFEPVERSALPAALAERLDAKREDGDEVIAMTLPVGEFSMPERLRERFKEAAPATEVAEAGESLPPEEFGIDPDSATYKYDTGG, from the coding sequence ATGTACGTCCGACGCGCCAAGAACCGCGAGGAGGCCTGGCTCCGCGACGGGATCGAGCGGATGGGCCTCGACGGCGCGGCGTTTCGCCCCGAGGAGTACGTCGTCGCGCTCGACGAGGAGACGGGCCGGAAGGCGGGCTTCGGTCGGCTCCGGCTCCACGACGAGGCCCCCGAGATCACGAGCCTCGGGGTCGTCGAGTCCTGGCGGGGGCAGGGCGTCGGCGCCCACGTCGTCGAACGGCTCGTCGGCTACGCGGGCGACGAGGGGTTCGAATCGGTCCACGCGCTGGCGCCCGAACCCGACTACCTGCTCCAGTTCGGGTTCGAGCCCGTCGAGCGCTCCGCGCTCCCCGCGGCCCTCGCCGAGCGCCTCGACGCCAAGCGCGAGGACGGCGATGAGGTGATCGCGATGACCCTCCCCGTCGGGGAGTTCTCGATGCCCGAGCGCCTGCGCGAGCGGTTCAAGGAGGCCGCGCCGGCGACCGAGGTCGCGGAGGCCGGCGAGTCGCTTCCCCCCGAGGAGTTCGGGATCGACCCTGACTCGGCGACCTACAAGTACGATACGGGCGGTTAG
- a CDS encoding DUF5789 family protein, whose product MSDDDEAEEEEAPLVELGEGTPVEGAPLARVASRLHWPVQRSEIRRKEGDAVVRTPDGPMEVGEILEGTGVSYFESRQEFLDACREVTGTGPVPTAE is encoded by the coding sequence ATGAGCGACGACGACGAAGCCGAGGAGGAAGAGGCCCCGCTCGTCGAGCTGGGCGAGGGAACCCCGGTCGAGGGGGCCCCGCTGGCCCGGGTGGCCTCCCGGCTCCACTGGCCCGTACAGCGCAGCGAGATCCGACGCAAGGAGGGCGACGCGGTCGTCCGAACGCCCGACGGCCCGATGGAGGTCGGCGAGATCCTCGAGGGCACCGGGGTCAGCTACTTCGAGAGCCGCCAGGAGTTCCTCGACGCCTGCCGCGAGGTGACCGGGACCGGCCCGGTCCCGACCGCCGAGTAG